DNA from Kogia breviceps isolate mKogBre1 chromosome 3, mKogBre1 haplotype 1, whole genome shotgun sequence:
TTCCAGGGTCCCGGGAGGCAGGGTCCGTCCCCCACACCCTAGAGGGGGTCCCCGGGGCCTCTCACGCCTCATCTAGCTGGGCCTCCTGTGACAGGGGTCTGCTTTGGAGGCCTTTTGAGGCTGCCACCGAGGTGTGGCCACCAGACCCACAGTGTGTGAAGTGGGCCTTGCACTGGCCGCGGCCTCTCGCCCTGCTGCCCCGCCACAGCCTGGCGCACAGAGCCCTCGTGGACCACAGCTGATCAACAGAGGGCCTGGGGTCTGCCGCTCCCGGGGCGCTGCCCTGCAGCACGGTTGCGGTGGGAGCGGGGTGCCGCCAGGGGCAGCTCGTGCACAGACCAGCTCCCAGAGGCCCTGGGCGCTTCTCAGGCCGCGTGGAGCCGAGGCACTCTCTCCAGATCCCCGCGGGTCTGGGCAGGGAGGCAGCCTGGGTTGGGGGACCTTCCTCGCAGACGAGGACACGCATGTCAAAGGCGTCCAACGGTAACCCAGCCGGGTCTCTCTGGGGCCACGATGACGCGGGGGCTGGGGAGCCGTGGCCCGGGATGGGCCTGGGGTCCACTCACTCAGCTCCCTCGGCGGCCAGGGTCTGCTGGACATTGAGGCAGCCCCCAGCTCTGGCCTCGGGGGCACTGGGGGCCTCTGCGAGGGCAGGTGGGCTCTGAAGCCAAGGTCAGAAACCAGGAGGTGGCGAGGCCGGGGCCGAGACAGGCTTGTGACCCAGCATTTCTAGCAGAAGGGCCAGAACCCAGTTGTCAGACTGGGATTCggctcctgcctctgcagggcaGGTGCTGGGCGAGGCCCAGGAGAGGGTGAGCTCCAATGGGGCTGCATCCAAACCCCATCCTGGCTGGTGTCACCCTCCCCCCAGCTCAAACCCAGGTCCTCTCCACTCTACCACCCGGTTCCTGGCCCCTTATACACCAGGACTGGGTGCCACGAACAGCTTGGCCTCTACAGGCTTGGGCCCACCACCCCAGGCGCCAGCTCCGCCCCCATGAGGccttccccgccccacccccatgccATGCTCAGGCACCAGCCCCGCCCCCATCAGACCTGGGCCCACCCCAGGCGCCAGCCCCGCCCCCATAAGGCCTGGGCCCACCCCAGTCGCCAGCCCCGCCCCCATCAGGCCTGGGCCCATCCCAGGCGCCAGTCCCGCCCCCATCAGGCCTGGGCCCATCCCAGTCGCCAGCTCCGCCCCCATCAGGCCTGGGCCCATCCCAGGCGCCAGCCCCGCCCCCATAAGGCCTGGGCCCATCCCAGTCGCCAGCCCCGCCCCCATCAGGCCTGGGCCCACCCCAGTCGCCAGCCCCGCCCCCATCAGGCCTGGGCCCACCCCAGGCGCCGGCCCTGCCCCCTGCTCCGTCCTAGGTTCCTGTGGGCGGGAGGCTGGACGCTGGCGAGAGTCAGGGGCTCGCAAGGCGGAAGCCCAGCCCCGCCTCAATGTGGCCTCGTGGACACAGGTGCCTCGCAGGTGGGTAGAGGCTGAACTCCAGCCTGGGGCTGAGAAGGTGGGACGCAGCCTGACCCTGGACTCCCAGGAGAAACAGGGAGGCACACAGTATTGTAAAGGCTCCGTGTGTGGGTAGGAATTGCGGCTCTGTGGGAGCCAGGGAGGGCATCCTGGAGGGCTCCGTGGAGGAGGTGGGGGTTTAAGAGGGGCCAGATTAGGAGAGCAAACAGTTTGCGCCTGCCCTGCATTGGGCAGTCCTGCCCCTGACCAGGGCTTGTGCGGATGGAGCTGCTCGGGGTCCAGACTGGGGGCCAGGCAGGGAGGCCTGCTCGGGAGGAAGGGCTGGACGTCAGCCCTGCCAAACGCAGTCCTGGCCCTGGGCCTGTCCGTCCAGGCCCACAGCGTAGCGGGAACTCCAGTCGCGCTCAAATAGTTGCCGCAGCTGCTCCTGCACGGCGGTCACCCCTGGCCGGGTGCTGGGGGCCCTCTGGCTGACCACCAGGCCCACCCCCGAGGTGCTGCTGAAGTAGTCTTCGGACCAGTTGGAAGTGCCTGTGGGCGGAGACGCTAGGTGACTGGGCCGCACGGGGTGTCCTCTGCTGCCTGGCCCAGCCCGATGGCCCCAGTGGCCACTCTGCCGTGGTCCGGCTCCAGCCCTGCAGCCTCTCTGGCGCCGAGTGCAGCCCGCTCCTCACACGAGGGACTGCGCCCCGCAGCCCACGGACTCAGTGCTCGGGGGGCTCGGTGCCAGGGGTCCCCACCTGCCTCCCTGGGGGAGGGCCTGAGCCCTTCAGCAGGTCCCCGCCCGGGGTCCACGCCGGACGGAAGAACAGCGCCCCCTTCAGCGCCCTGGCCTGGCCACCGCCCGGGCGACGCGATCCCTTCTGCGGGCCTGTGGGCCCTCTGCTGGCGTCTGCTCGCTCGGCAGCCCACAGGACCCAAGGGTCCTGAGCCCCTGCCCGCGGCCCGCAGCCCCGCTCACCTACATAGGCCGCCTTGTCCGTGACCATGAACTTGCTGTGGTTCACCCTGCCGAAGGGGATGTTGGAGTGGTTCCTCACAGGCACGATGAAGACTTTCTTGGGGGAACAGAGAGCGCGTGTCAGCCGGCGGGGAGGCTGCTTCCCGGCCCGGCCAGGGGGTGGGTCCTCACCACGTCCACGGACACGTTGGCCGCGGGGTTGCTGAGGGCCTGCAGGGACCGCAGGTAGGGGAACATGCTGGGGTCCGTGTTGAGCCAGCAGCTGACCAGCAGGCGCACGCGCACACCCCTGCCGACGGCCGCCGCCCGCAGCGCCGTGTCCAGCACCGGCCAGTACCTGGGGAGGGGTGCGGGGGAGGGTCAGGGTCCTCAGGTCAACCGGGCCCCGCCCACACGCCCCGAGTGGGCAGGGGTCCAGGTGGGCGAGGAGCCAGGCCAGGAGCTGCCCACGGGCAGAGGGCCCTCCCCCGTCCGGGGCCGCCCGGCTCCCTCCCGGCCTACCTGGCGGGGTGGCTGAAGCGTGTCGTGGGGAAATACTCCATCACTGAGGCATAGATGAACTCCCGGGCGTCCCGCATCACCGCCAGCAGCGCGTCCAGGTCCCGGGTGCGGCCGTGGGGGCAGAGTGCGGGCGGCGATGCCTGTGCGGGCAAAGAGGTCCCTGAGGGCACCACCCACCCGGTCCTGAGCCACTGGGTTTCTGGACCTGTGACGCCATGGTGCACCCACCCTCCAGCCCTGGGAACCAGGAGGAAGACAAGACGTGGGGTCTAAACAGGGGCCCCGGGCTGGCCTGACTCCTGAGGAAGCTCCCTGCACGGCTCAGCTTGGGTCCCCACATCTGCGGAAGCGTCCCTGCCTCCGAGGCAGGGTCTCCGCTGTAGCCCAGCACAGCGGTAGCTGCCGTGTACCCTGAGGGAGGGTCATGGCTGGTGGGCCTGACCTCCCGCCCCTCagtccccctctcctccccccagaGTGACAGAATTGCCTGACTCACGggtcctccccccacctccctggtcCAGCCGTGTGCTTGGAGGCCCCCAGGGCCTCAGGACGACCCCCACAGGCACTCAGGTTGCCTGTCTCCTGGGGATGACGATGACTGCGTCCTCTCCTGGGGCCGGGCCTGCCCCTCACCCTGGGGCTCCCCGAGCCGTGGGCCCCAGGACCTGGACGACTCTGGCCTGGCGAGTCTGCAGGGCAGgcccggggtgggcggggctcccGGGTGGGCGGGGCTCCCGGGTGGGCGGGGCTCCCTGTGCCCCTGGGCAGCCAGGAGAGCAGGGGCTCCAGTCGGCCCCCCTGACCACTCTTACCGAGAAGTAGGCAGTGGTGGGCACCCCGTCAAAGTAGTCCCGCAGGGGCTGGAAGCAGTTGATGTGGGAGGAGAAGTTCCGAGGCCAGGGTTTGGGGAGGACAGCCTCGGGCACCCCCAACACCCAGTAGGTCTGGAAGGTCTTCTCCAGGTCCTGGGCCAGGCGGCTGCAGTTGTAGATGATGGCGCCGAGCTCCTTCACCTGCAGGCACCGGGGCAGCGCTGAGGGAGGGGCCCCTCTGGGGCCGTGTGGACCCCCTGGGCCAGGGGTGCCCGGCAGGTACAGCCCCCGCTCGGCAGCCGTTCAACCATCACCCGCGAGAATCCGTAGTAGATGGTGCGCTGGGCGAAGCCATGGGGTGGGGTGCCCTGCGGGTCCCAGTTTTCCGTGAACGTTGTATTCCGAGGGCAATACGTGTTTATTACCGAAAGACAATAGAAAACGCATAAATGCAccgagaaggaagaaaaaaaaatcactctccaCTGCTAAACGACGGCTGCTGTCACCGTTTTGACCCATGGTTAAAGCATTGCTTTTCCTAGAAGGGATCGTGCTTTGTCTGCATGATTTCCTGGATAAGGTGACTTCAGCATCTTTCCGGACGGTTAAATGACCTTCCGCAGCCGGAGTTCAGTGCCGTTAGAATCCGGTAACCAGTCTCCAGGTGTTTCTACCACAGCAACATTACCGACATGGCCACTTCCCCCCGGGTGACTGCCTGCAGGGGGACGTGGGGTCTCCCCTCTCGGGCCTCGGGGACTCACCTGTGTCAGTGACCGCCAGTCCATGTTGGCACTGCCCACATAGACGTGCCGCCCATCCACGACCCAGAACTTGGAGTGCAAAACGCCGCCGGTGAGCCTTCCCATGGGCACATGTCGCACCTGGGCGCCTGACGAGGGTGCAGGATGGTGCGGTGAACCCGCTTCATGCTGAGCCAGATTCTCAGCTCTTTCTTTGCAGTTGGGTGGATTCCTTTCTCCTCATAGCAGCCCTACTCAGTTGatgttgttattcccattttacaggcggGAAAACTGAGGCATTGACCAGCCTGGGGTCCCTCCAGGCAGCCCAGCTCTGTGAGGATTGCCCCTCTCCCAGCCAAGCCGCCACCCACAGGTTGAAGCGGCCGGGCTCAGCAAGGCCCGAAGACCACCCTGTGCTCTGCCCCCTGGGAATTGATCCGTCCGGCTCCCTGGAACCAGCCGCTGGGGAAGCCCACCTGAAGGCGCTTGCAGCCCTGGGCTCCCGGCCTCCCCTTCCCGGGCAGCCCCACTGCTCTCGCCCGTCCCCAGGCCCAGGACGGCAGGAACCTACCTCGGGCCACCAGGACCTGCAAGTCGGTGGAGTTCCGGACCAGTGTCGGGGTGCTGGTGGCCACAACCAGGGAAACGTTTCTGTCCAGCAGCTGCTGCAGCTTCTGCAGAAGGGCCTCTCCCTGCGAGAGCAGGCCAGCGGTGAGAGGCCACCCCCATCGCACCAGGAAGGGCCCAGACTCCCTAGGAGGTGCCTCTGGCCACCCACAGCTCCGCCCACAGCTCCACCAGACAGACGCGCTGCCCGCCGGGCTTGCTGTGTGCCTGGCCCCTGGGCGGCCCGTGGCCTCCAAGCCGGGGGAGGGGTGGCGCACCAGCTGGGAGGACGAGTCGTTGACCCCAGTGTCGGGCCCCGTGAGGGACCAGTAGAAAGAGGCCACGTGGACACTCTCCCGGGCGGCGTCCAGCAGGTGCAGCCAGGcctgggccaggggctgggcagACGGGCTGCCTGCTGCAGGCAGCAGGTCCTGGGGGATGCTTTCCACGAGGACGAGCCTGCGGAGGGAGGTGCCAGGTGTGAGGGCAGGAGCCGCCAGCCAGCCTCGCATCACCTGCTCCGTCCCGTCCAGCCAAGAGGGAGGGCTGAGCCCAGGCCGAGGGTGCAGGGAGGGGGCCGCAGGCCAGACTGGGCAGGGcaggcctgacacccaggagCGCCCCGGGGAGGGGCCTGAGTGGGGGGCCTGAGAGTAGGGCGGGTGGGGCGCAGGCCCACCCCAAGCCCAGGCGCTGTCCGCTCGGGGCTGTCGCTTGTGGAGCCCGGCAGTGGTGTCGGGCCTGGGCTCCTGCAGCCGTGGAGGCCCTTGGAGATGCCCGGGCTGACCCAGAAGGGAGGGCTGGGcccgtggggggtgggggtatgCTGGGGGTGTGCTGGGATTCCAGGACCCCCCAGCAgggcgggaggggcgggggctgCGACTTCACCCCAGGCGGAAGGGCTGCGATGGTGCCACCTCGGCCCAGGTAGGACTGGGGCTCGCGGCCTTGTCGGAGTCCCTGGGTGGCAGCCTGCGTTTGCTGCAGAGAGCACCCCAAGTCCTCCCCGCGCCCTGCCCCCACTCCGGCCCATACAGTTCGgggctcctccccctcccccgaccACTCCCCcgcctcacagcttaccctcccggACCCGCCCCTTCCAACAGGAGGTGGCAGAGGGCGATGCCTTCTGCCGGGGAGCCCCAGGGGGAAGCCAGGCGGCGGCCTGGAGCAGTGGCGCGCGGCCACCCTGCAGGCCTCACAGGCTCACTCACTGGCAGGAATCGTTCTGCTGATGCCACCGGGCCTCCCCTCCCAGGGGCGCCCAGGCCAGGCTGGAGCCAAGGCCCCGAGACGCGGTGCGCCCTTCCTCGGGGCGCGCGTGGCCACAGGTGGAGGAAGAGAACACTTGCCACAGCACGTAGGTGAGGGTCACGGCGCTCAGGCCCAGCAGGGCCAGAGTCCCCCGCACCTGCAACGGGAGGAGGGCGTCACCACGGGGTCCCCGGGGCGTGGCCGTGCTCTTCCCGGTGGGCCTGATGGCCTCTCCGGTGCTGAGACAGACCGTCCCTGCTGCCACGGAGGCCAGGCCCACAGCTGGGCGGGGCTGGCGAGGATGGGGCCACGCGGGCCCGAGCCCACCGCCGGGGCCCGGCCCGGGGCCACGTGGTCACTGGCCATCTTCCCTGGTCCACCAAGATAGGGCACGTGGCAGGTGCCGCGCAGCCACCGGCCAGGGTGCCCCGGTTCCCCCGTGGCTAGTTCTGTCCTTGCTACTCTGGCCCAGGGGTCCTGTGAGGCTGCTGGGTCCCCTCCCTCAGGCCCCCAAGTCCTACTGGGTGGGCCTCCCTGTCCCGCGGGCTGCGGGGTGACACGGATCGGGGCCACTCGGGGGCCACCGACACGCTCTGCAGAGGCCTCCGCACCTGCCTGGGGTGACCTGGCATCACCCACAGCTCCAGGCCCGGCTGCAGTGGCTCCACGGTGCCTGGGCAGCTGGGCACAGGGGCCACCACCTCGCGGGGACCCTACAGCCACCACTCCTGCCCGTGGTCGCACCCTCACCGCAGCCTGGCCTGGAGCTGGCGAGTCCCGTGCCCGTTGCTAGTGCGTATGCATGTGCACGTGCGCGTGTGCACCCCGGCCTGTTCCCGGGACACACGCGACCCGCCGTTCTCCCTCTTGGACCCCCTCTCGGCAGGCATGTGGGCGTCTGAATCTCAGTTCCTTGTTTCAGTCACAACCTCAACGAGTCTGATGCCATTTCTGCTTTCCAGCTTGGCCCTCTCAAGGCCGGCCTATAAATAGCTGCCTCCCTTCCCAGGCTGGGCACCCCCGTCCTGGGCCCTTGCAGCCCCTCCTGGGCGCCGGGCAGCAGCCCTTGTCCTGGCTGGGGAGGCCCGGCACAGAGAGAGTGTTGCTGttcagggggctgggggctgagtcGGGACCCCTTGAGGCTGGCAGCGGGGCTCTCCCTGTGCAGCAGGGCTCTGCAGCCAGCTGGGGACGGAGGATGCGTCTTGTCCCCTCAGAGTGGTCACTGCCACAAGGAGCTGGAAGCTGGGCCCCGGCTGGGCCCCGGCTGGAGGTGGGCCCCTCCCCAAAGCAGCCTCAAATGCCGCGGTAAGTGGGATGCCCCCGAGCTCAGCGCTCAGTCCCGAGTGCAGGGAGGGGCCCGTGCAGGGAGGGGCCCGTGCGCAGCGACAGGGatcccctcccccacgccccacCCGGCCAGCATCCGGGAGGGGTGGGTGCAGCCCTCCCTCCTGGCCTTGGTGGGGAAGTGGCCCCTGtagcctggggcctggggcctgggctgcCCTGCCCGCCTGTGAGTGCAGCTTGGCCCTTCCACGGGACACGCTGGCCTCCgtgtggggagggggcggccACAGGAGCTGGGCCCGGGGGGCTGCTTCTGCCCTGAGCCAGAACCATTCCCAGGAGCGGGGGCCCCAGAAAGCAGAGTGAGAGAGGGTGACTCAGAGTGCCCGAGGCccagcacccctccccctgccaggaGCCCCCACAGAGGGGAGTCAGGGTGTTCCCCACCCGCACCCCGCAGAGGAGCGCCCGGGgggcctgcccctcccctgcctgcccgGGGAGGGCTCGGGGACGCATCAGGCCTTCACAGTGAACAGGCCCCAGGCCCCTTCACTGACCCTCAGGAGAGGCCGTCAGGGCACAGGCCTGGGCGGGGCCCCGGGGCCACATCCTCGGACAGAGGCTGCCTCTGCCGCACCGCCCTGGGCCCCAGGCAGACAGGAAGGCTGGAGCGCGCGGCCCTGCCCCCACGGCCCCCATCTGGGACCCGGAGCACCTGCCAGGCCACCCATCCCCTTGGGAACTACAGGGGCCTGGGGAGGCCAGCTGCCCGGGGGGGGTCTGGGCAGCTGCAGCCCTGGGGACCCTGTATGTCCAGGCGTGGGGCTGGCTGTTGGGAGAGGATGACCCACTAGCGCTGGCATCTCAGGGCCGTGACGGGCCGGGAGACTCCCCTGGGACAGCTCTGAGCGCCCCACAGCCCTGCGCTGGGCAGCCGTGGGACCCTGCGGGCGTCGGAGGTCGTGGGTGAAGAGGTGGGGCTTCCTGCCATGCAGGGCATGTGGCACAGCTGCCCGGCCCAGGctggggcggagggagggcttgctCTGAACTCTCTGGGAGACCCCGAGGCCCTGGTGGTCCTGGCTGTACAAACTGGAGGAGGAATGGGTGCTCTGCGGGCCCAGCTGGAGACTTTATGACCCTTTGGGCGCAGGGCTGCTGGCAGCGCGGGGCCATGGGGCAGTGGACCAAAGCGCCCGTCTCGGGACCTTTGGCCTGACCCTCCCATCTGGCCTCACTGGCACTTACCTCTGGGGATCCTGCCTTGGCGTTCATCTTGGCTTTGCCACAGACGCAGGCGCTCAGCTCGCCAGCAAGCGCCCAGTCAAGTTCCACCACCTGCCTCCCCTCTGCAGCCTGCTGCTTCCCCTTCTGgccacttcctttttttcctgagtaCCTCCCTCCGTGCCCTTGACAGACATCTGGAGCTGGGTGGGCCAGccagggggtggggctgaaaacTTCCACATCCAGAGaaaatccctccccaccccccaaccccaagtCACAGGCTTATGCATCTGAGTTAGTTCTGGTGCAAACCACCGAGACTCTTGACTCGaggaaccagggcttgaacattGTTTTTCTCCATCACACTGACCAGATTCTGGGGCTGGCAGCCTAGGGATGGCGTTGGTTCCACAGCCATCAGGAGCCAGGTCCCTCCAGCTCTCAGCTCCCAATCCCTAGGGTTGACCGGCAGTCTCATGGCCCCATAATTGCTGCTGGAGCTCAGACATCACCTCATGTTCCTAGCAGAGCATAAGGGATAGCCCAGAGGCGCCATCCTGGAGGTCCCACAGGGCACTTCCATTTGTGTCTCATGATTCAGAAATTAGTCACATGGCTGcatctagctgcaagggaggctgggaaatggagGCAGCTAGGACCCCCATCCTGGAAAATGCAGGTGGGCAGCTTACTGTGCTGCCTGGCTATAGTCTGCTGGTGCTAAGCCTGGGTGCCCAGCAAGGATTTCTGCCTCCGCCTACCCCATCCCACCACCGCACCTCCGACCAGGACTCTCTGAACACAGGACCctttcacccccacccccaccccatgctcCCTGCCCCCCCACAGACAGTGGCCTTTAGACTAgcccttctctttgctttttgtttttggatttggttttcttctcttctcttcggctgctctcttcattccttccttttttaaaaaaaataaatttattcatatttttatttttggctgcgttgtgtctttgttgctacacacgggctttccctagttgtggcaagcaggagcctactcttcattgcggagcacgggctctaggcacatgggcttcagtagttgtggcacgtgggctcagcagctgtggctcgcgggctctagagcgcaggctcagtagttgtgacgcacgggcttagttgctccgcagcatgtgggatcttccccgaccagggctcgaacccgtgtcccctgcctcggcaggtggattcttcaccactgagccaccagggaagctccctggatttttcttcttattctattttctcctattccctTAATTCTAGGCTTTGGGGGATGATGCTTTGTGATGGAAACTCACACAGACCACTCAGACGCAGGGGAGGAATCTTTGCCCTGGCCATCCTGTGGTCCGGCAGGTCACCAGACAGGTCCTGACCTGTTTCATTGTGAGTGAAAGGGCGGTATGTCAGTTCTCTTCTGAAGCCTTTAATCTTGGGTGTAGGAAGTACCACTCCTCCCTCCTGTCTGTCCGGGGCTCTGACAATGCAGCCCCGATGGGAGACCTCCTCAGGCTTCATAAGCAGCAGACTTTCCCATCAGCAGTAACTATTCTGTGGTTGTGTTGATCCACTGACGTTAGGAGGTGGTGTGTTTCCACACTACTCAgctcatctttaaaattttgcCCCACAGACATAAGAAGATATATACATACTAAACATCTTTCCCTCTTCCTGAATAATGTGAGGACGTTTGAGTACTTCAGCTCCAGTGATCCCCTCCTTATTCTGctgttgtcattttttaaaaaattccagcttgtaatactattattattattttaaaaccccaaagggagttccctggtggcctactggttaggattccaggctttcactgccatggcccgggttcagtccacGGTCacagaactgagatcccacaagccgtgtggcacagcaaaaaaaaaaaaaaaaaaagacccccccCCAATTATGCatcttataattattattattattattattttttggtttttgcggtacgcgggcctctcactgttgtggcctctcccgttgcggagcacaggctccggacgcgcaggctcagcggccacggctcacgggcccagccgctcagcggcacgtgggatcttcccggaccggggcacgaacccgcgtcccctgcatcggcagacggactctcaaccactgcgccaccagggaagcccccatcttataattattttatccaCTCAGGGTGTGTTTAAGAATTACTCACTTTTACGGATTTATCTACTCatcattccttcttttatttcagaGCTTCCCTCTGTGATCACCATCCTTCTTCCTGAAATCATCTTTTGGAATGGACttgatataaaatttatattttaaggcaggacaagaaaaaatTCAACGTGAagttctctctctgtgtttgcttGGACCTCCTCCCTCCCTAGTGTGCCAGGTGCATCTGTGTCACACCTTAGCCAGAGCTCCTCAAAGGTGGACGTGCCTGCCCCCCTGTAAAGATTGATTTGTCCTTTCTTCTGACGCTGGCAGTGCAACTTCTTAAAGAATTGCGTTCTTTCCCAGTTCTGTAGGAGTCACGGTGACCCCCTGTCCACTTTGTACGTGCTTCCCTGGTCTGTGCCTCCTTGGTGACCTTTATGTAAAATACCGCAGGTCATTCTGATGTTCGATCCTTTGTCTCGAAAATGTGCTGTGTCTTCCACTCCGGGCAGGACCGTCCTCAGAGCTTCTGAGAATCTGCTTCCCCAGTTAGAATCCTCGGTTGGCTTGAATAAagttcccttccttcttcttaaCTTGATAGTTCCTTGAATTTTCGTCAACAGACTTGACTAATCGTTCAGCTGGGGATAAAATTCTCGGTTGCCAATTATATTCTATGAACTGGGAGCGTGTTGACAAATGCTCAGTTTTTAGTAACATGAAAATGTCTCTAATTCTCCTTCATTACTGAAAGAACTTTTCTAGGTACAGAATTCTTAACTGACAGTCATTTTCTCTGGAACCCCAAAGTCTTTAGGGTTCCATCATTGTTGGGAGACCTGCTGTCACTCCTTTGTAAGGACTCCTTTGCTCTGCTTGTTTTTAGCAGATTCTCTTTGTCGGTGTCTGTGGCTATCCTTCAGTGTTACAATGATGTAACcaggtgtagttttcttttcttccttttattctggcATACATTATGCTTCCTGTAGCAGTGGATAcatgttgtattagtttgctagggctgttgTAGCAAAGTATCACAGACtgggcggcttaaacaacagaaattgactgTCTCCCAGTTCTGAGATCTAGGAGACCCAAATCAgtgtgtcggcagggttggttccttctgaggccagGAGGGAGAGTCTGGTCCAGGCTCTCCCCTAATTTCTGGTGGCCCCTGGGATTCCCTGGACTGTctatggcattctccctgtgtcttcacgtcATCTTGCCTCTGTACACATCTGTCTCTGCGTCCACATTTCCCTttttctaaggacaccagtcgtattggattagggtccatcaCAGTGACCTCATCTTACTTTGATCATCCGTAaaggccccatttccaaataaggtcacattcgcAGGTCCTGGGTGTTAGGACTTTGAACATCGTTTTggtggacacaattcaacccacagcACATGTCTTTCCCAGTTCTGGAAAAttcctctctgttctctctgtgAGTACGTCCTCTCCCCTGTTGTTCCCGTTCCCTTGTCAGGAGCGCCAAGTAGATATGTTCCACTTGGTCACTCAGTCCTCTCTGCCATCAACCCATCTCATAGCTTCTACTTCCATGTTCCTGTGCATTGCATTTGGATAACTTCCTCTCGTCTTTCTCATCACTgacttattcttttcttttcttataagtttatttatttatttttggctgggttgggtcttcgttgccgcgcgtgggctttctctagttgcagcgagcgggggctgctcttcattgtggtgcacgggcttctcactgcagtggcttctcttgttgcggagcacaggctctaggcgcgtggacttcagtagttgtggcacgcaggctcagtagttgtggcgcgcaggcttagctgttccgtggcatgtgggatcttcccagaccagggctcgagcctgtgtcccctgcattggcaggcggattcttaaccgctgcgccgccagggaaggccCGAGCGTATAGTTTGAAGCTGTGTGAGGACTCCAGGTACCCCAGGCGAGTCTTCATTTGCTTAGTGATGGCTAACAGGCCCTCAGGTGGATGATAAAGCATCCTTACAGGCAGTAAAGCGCGGCTAATACCCTCCCTGACACCTTTTTCTAGCGCATCCGGCCCGTCAGTACCCGCCTGAGCTTGCCTCTCTGCAAGTCTGTGGGGACCTACAGGACGGGGTGCTGTGCTTCTCCTTCACTTATGTGTGTTTAACCCATTTTCCGCTATCTTCCACATATACCAGGCAGAGCCTAAGCTTTCTGTTCGGCTTCCTTTACACAGagagttttggggggttttttggttgggtttttttttttttttttttttttcatccaatgctggggcagagacagacaggtttcttcaagtctgaaggcagggacttccctggtggcgcagtggttaagaacccgcctgccaatgcaggggacacaggttagatccctggtccgggaag
Protein-coding regions in this window:
- the PLD4 gene encoding 5'-3' exonuclease PLD4, whose protein sequence is MNAKAGSPEVRGTLALLGLSAVTLTYVLWQVFSSSTCGHARPEEGRTASRGLGSSLAWAPLGGEARWHQQNDSCQLVLVESIPQDLLPAAGSPSAQPLAQAWLHLLDAARESVHVASFYWSLTGPDTGVNDSSSQLGEALLQKLQQLLDRNVSLVVATSTPTLVRNSTDLQVLVARGAQVRHVPMGRLTGGVLHSKFWVVDGRHVYVGSANMDWRSLTQVKELGAIIYNCSRLAQDLEKTFQTYWVLGVPEAVLPKPWPRNFSSHINCFQPLRDYFDGVPTTAYFSASPPALCPHGRTRDLDALLAVMRDAREFIYASVMEYFPTTRFSHPARYWPVLDTALRAAAVGRGVRVRLLVSCWLNTDPSMFPYLRSLQALSNPAANVSVDVKVFIVPVRNHSNIPFGRVNHSKFMVTDKAAYVGTSNWSEDYFSSTSGVGLVVSQRAPSTRPGVTAVQEQLRQLFERDWSSRYAVGLDGQAQGQDCVWQG